The Pseudoalteromonas rubra region GCTTCCGCCTTCAGAAGACCCAATATTTAGCACCTTTTTGAGCGAAGCAGGTGGCAACCCCAGTATTTTGCTCGAATGGCAGCAAAATCAGCATCAATTGACATTGAAATCTAAACAAACAATGAGTAGTCGGCAATGGAAAGGGTTTTTGGGTGCTTTTGTTGTGATTACGGCCTTGTTTCTGGTCGCGCTGCTTTACCAAAAAGATTTGGCCGATTTATTGCGTCTGCAACAGGATGTTGGCGCAACCTCGGTTGAGGCATTGCCTGAGCCGACTGTGTTGACGGCGCAAGAGGCGCTCTCGGATGAAACCGCGCAGCCCGTTTCTGAGACATTGGCAGAACAATCAGAGAGTAGTGACACTCAGGCTCCTTTGCAGCATGATGTGCAATCTATACTCGGCGCGTTAACCTTGGATCACACTGCTGTGGACGCGCGTCAAATCGAAGCCAGTGAAGAAGGCGCTGAACACACTACCGAGTCTGACAGAGATGCACACAGTACACCCAATGCGTCGGCAGCAGTCGCACAAGTGCTGACGCAACCAGATATTCTGAGCGGCGATGCTGAGCACACAGACATCAATGATCAGATTGAAACGCCACAACCCGACATTATCGCAGAACCTCAGGTGCAGCCGGATCCGGTTTCAAGCTTATCGGACAATGCCTGGTTTATGGCGCAAGACAGTAATGCCTGGACAATTCAGCTGCTGGCAGTGACTGATGAGTCCGTGGCACGGCGATATATCGAGCAACATAAGTTGTCGCAGATCCGAACCGCTCAGGTTATGCGCGCAGGCAAGGCGTGGTGGTTTGTTACCCTGGCGCCATTTGCAACCTTAGATGACGCGAAACAGGCCCGGACTGAATTACCTGAAGCTGTGTTAGCAGGGCAGCCGTTTTTTAAACGTATCGTGCAAATTAAGCAACAAATCCAACAGTCACAAACGCAAAAATAGTGTAGAATCGCGCTACTTTGGGGTAACTAGTCAGATCATGCAAAAAAAGACCAGAGCTTTCTTAAAATGGGCAGGTGGAAAATATGCCTTGGTGGAAGAAATTACCAAGCGCTTGCAAGCCGCAAATGAAGAGGCCGAAACTCTGGTGGAGCCCTTTGTAGGGGCTGGTTCTGTCTTTCTAAATAGTCACTTCAAGCACTATATACTCAATGACATTAATGCGGACCTGATTAACCTGTACAAAGAGTTGCAACGCACTCCAGACGAGTTCATTAGTGATGCCAGAAAGCTGTTTGTTGATTTGAACAATCATCCCGATGCCTATTATGCGTACCGTCAGCAGTTCAATGAAAGCATTGATGTTTATGAGCGGGCTATTCTGTTTCTGTACATGAACCGGCATGGCTACAATGGGCTTTGTCGCTATAACCTGAAGGGCATTTTTAACGTGCCCTTTGGTAAATACAAGCGCCCCTATTTTCCGGAAAATGAGCTGTACTTTTTCTCAGAAAAAGCACAACAGGCAACCTTCACCTGTTTGAGTTATGAGCAGGTCTTCAAGCGTATTCCGAATAAGGCCGTAGTGTATTGTGATCCGCCCTATGTGCCGCTGAGTAAAACCGCCTCATTCACAGCCTATGCCAAAGGGGGGTTTAACTTTGACGATCAGGCACAACTCGCTAACCTGGCAGAAAAGGCCGCTTTTGAACAGCAAACACCCGTACTGATATCCAACCATGACACGGTGCTCACGCGCAAGATCTACAGCCAGGCTCACCTGGATGTGATCCAGGTAAAAAGAACCATTAGCCCTAAAGGCTCAGGTCGTAACCGGGTTGATGAGCTGATGGCCTTATATCACGAATGAGCGCATTGATGGCTGGCATGTCATAATACAACTGCATTAACAAACCAGGCCAAGGCGATAACCAGTGCGATAACAAAACACACGGCTAGCAAGGCAAAAGGCCAAAAGTGTTTTTGGCTGAAATCGACACGATATTTAGCCTGGCTTTGCACACCAAACATCGCAGCAAGTACACTTTGAATAAGTATAAAGAATCGTTCTGTCACGGCATCCTGGCTCCTATATGCAACGAGATACCTAACAGTATAGTGTATGAATACCAACTCGCCTTAATGACTTGCCCGATTGAAGGCGTACTTAAGCGTGTTGGTATCAATTAGAATTGTGAAAATTGACTCGACGTTTGCTCGTCACCAGATCCCAGTAGTAGCTCAAGCAGATCAAGGTAGTGGAACTGCGCATTACTACTGCCGCCAGTTAACCAGGCATACCAACTAGTGTGTGACTCCAGCTTACATAAATTTGATGATGCGTGCTGACTGACCTGAGTGGTAGAGCACTGGCACATCTCATTTTTTGCGACTAAGTCATCGTCACCGCTGAACGAAACCACGCCAGCAGACAAGACTAAAGCAGCTGTAAGTAAAAGCGTCCGTGTTTTAAGCCGACTTAACATAACCATATCCCCAGTGAATAGTTATCTATAAATAGTACACTATGTATGTTTATTAAACAATCGCTTTGTCCTGCAAAAATGGCAGCTGCTCGCAAATTAACAGTGCCTAACAATCAGGTGTTTTTAGCGTTAAGATGAGTTACAGTAGCCGCTGACATTTTGTTTCAGGGGGTAGTATGTCGCAGAACAATAATAATTCTGAGTTCTTAATTGCACCATCTATTTTGTCTGCCGACTTTGCAAGGTTGGGTGAAGACGTTGCCAGGGTGTTAGATGCTGGCGCGGATGTCGTGCACTTTGATGTGATGGATAATCATTATGTCCCGAATCTGACGTTTGGCCCGATGATCTGTGAGGCACTGCGCAATTATGGCATAACCGCCCCAATTGATGTGCACCTGATGATCAAACCCGTGGATAGCCTGATCCCGGAGTTTGCAAAAGCGGGTGCAGATATCATTACTTTCCATCCTGAAGCCAGTGAACATATAGATCGCAGTCTGGGTTTGATTAAGGAACACGGCTGTGAGGCTGGATTGGTACTTAATCCGGCAACGCCATTACATTATCTGGATTATGTAATGGATAAAGTGGATCAAATCTTACTTATGTCTGTCAATCCCGGCTTTGGCGGTCAGAGCTTTATCCCACAGACGCTGGATAAGTTGCGCCAGGTACGCGAGCGCATAGATGCCAGTGGTCGTAAAATCCGCCTGGAGGTGGACGGTGGCATTAAAGTCGACAATATAGCTGAGGTAGCGGCCGCGGGGGCTGATATGTTTGTTGCTGGCTCAGCGATTTTCAATCAACCAGACTACCGGACGGTCATTGATGCGATGCGTTCAGAGCTCGCTAAGGTGGGCTAATGCGCTACCAGGGTATTTTATTTGATCTCGACGGCACGCTGGTCGACAGTGCGCATGACTTGTATATGGCACTTAATTTGACGTTAACTGAAGTGGCTTTTCCTGTGGTGAGCCGCGCTCAGGTGCTGACCTGGGTCGGCAACGGCATCGATGTATTGGTGCAGCGTGGTTTAAGCGGCAGTCATGATGTTAACGCTGAGCTACCGCCGCGTGTGGTTGCTGAGGCACAAACTCGTTTTGCAGGCCATTATCGGGCCCTGGTTGGGCAATACTCTTTGCTCTATGCCAATGTTGAAACGGTACTGGCTGCATTCAGTCATGTGCCCAAGGCCGTCGTAACCAACAAGAGTCGTGAGTTTACAGTACAGCTACTCGATAACCTTAACCTCAGCCAGCATTTTGATGTTGTGGTGTGTGGTGATGACGGTCAGAAAAAGCCGGCTGCGGAGCCACTCTTGTCAGCCTGTCAGCAACTTAACATCGAACCACACACAGCCATCATGGTCGGCGATTCAAAAAGCGATATTTTGGCCGCTCAGGCTGCTGAAATACCTGTGATTGCACTCAAATATGGGTACAATCAAGGACTGGATCTGGCCCAGTTTAATCCACAGTACCTCTGTGAGGGCTTCTTGGATATAATCCCCATTTTAAATCAACCTTAAATCAAACTAGGAGTAAGGGAACACAATGACTAAACCAGTAGTGTTAAGTGGCATTCAGCCAACCGGTGGTATGACAATAGGCAATTATGTGGGTGCCATTAACCAGTGGCTTAAGCTACAGGAAGATCATGATTGTTTCTTTATGCTGGTTGATTTGCACGCCATCACCATTCGTCAGGAGCCAAATGTCCTGCGTGATCGCGTTTTGGATGGTGTTGCTTTGTATGCCGCGTGTGGCATTGACCCAGAAAAGTCAGCGTTATTTGTGCAATCACAGGTACCAGAGCATGCGCAGTTAAGCTGGGTACTGAACTGCTATGCACAAATGGGCGAACTCAATCGCATGACTCAGTTTAAAGACAAGTCAGCGAAAAACACTAACAATGTCAACGTGGGTTTGTTTGCTTATCCGGTATTGCAAGCGGCTGATATTCTGCTTTATCAGGCTGATCAGGTTCCGGTGGGTGAAGATCAGAAACAGCACCTTGAACTGACTCGTGATATCGCGACACGTTTCAACAACCTGTATGGTGATGTATTCAAAGTGCCTGAGCCGTATATCCCAGAGCTGGGTGCCCGGGTGATGAGCTTGCAAGATCCATTGAAGAAAATGTCGAAATCGGACGATAATCCAAATGCCTATATTATGCTGCTGGATGAGCCGAAAAAGATTGAGAAGAAACTGAAAAAAGCGGTGACGGACTCAGACGAACAAGCGCGTATTTACTTTGACCGAGAAGAAAAGCCTGGCGTATCTAACCTGCTGACACTGTTGTCAGTGGCGACCAAGCGTGATGTAGCCGATCTGGTGCCAGAGTATGAAGATAAAATGTATGGTCATCTGAAAAAAGACACGGCCGATGCCGTGGTGGCTATGCTGGAGCCTATGCAGGCGCGTTTCAAAGAGATCCGCGAAGATCAAGCGTTGCTGGATCAGATCATGCGTTCTGGTGCAGAAAAAGCAGGTGCTCGTGCAGAGAAAACACTAAAAGCGGCATACGACGCGCTGGGCTTTATTCCGCGCCCGTAATCAGCCAGGTCACAACCACAAAAAAGCCAGCTTATATGCTGGCTTTTTGCTGTTTGAAGATCACATACTGCGGCCGCACCAGACAATTCTACCTGCAATACCATGCTGTTGGGCATTTTCGGCATGGATTTGCCAGGCAGGGTAGTCAGGGTTATCACTCACTACGCTAATATGATCTCGTTGTTGCTGCAGGCGCTTAGCCATCAGACCATCTTCGGTTTGCAGTACATAAACGCCACGCTTATTCGCGTCACGCTGGCTTAAATCAACCAACACCATGTCGCCATGCTGCAAGGTTGGCAGCATACTGTCACCCCGGATAGTGACAAACGCCAGCTGATCGCTATGCACGCCCAGTTGCGTACTGAGCCAGCGCTTATTCAGGGCAAATTGCTCTGTAACATCTTCACTGCCATTGATGCTACCAAAACCGGCACTGGCCTCAACATCCAGTTTAGGCACCATCAGCATTTCCTGACTGCCCGTCATCGGCGCGTGCTCTGTGGGCTGCTCACCGGTAAGCAGCCAATTTAGATCAATACTGAACAAGCTGTATAAATGTTCCAAATAGGCAACGGATGGTCGGCTCAGGCCACGACAAATACGATAAATGTGTGACGGCGACTTGCCAGTGAGGAGCGCAAACTGACGTTTGTTGCCGGCGCTAAACTGGTCGATCAAAGTAATAAATCGGCGTGAAAATGCTGTGCTCATGACACCCCATACAGGTTACAACAAAGGAAGGGCCTCAGAGTACTTGCCTATTGCGATGCTGTACAGCTACTGACACCTGATTGCTCAATGTCTGCCCAGCTTGGGGGGAGGGAATTACAAATTGCGACATTTTTAACCAGCTACATAACAGTTTGCGAGCTGCTTGTTCCTATAATAACTTACTGAAGTCGACTTGATTGCGACGGCATATAACTCAGGAAAAGAGGAGAAGGAGCGATGAATTATGTGATTAAAAGGACCTTAGTGCTGGTGATGGCACTGAGTCAATTAACCGCTTGCTCGGGTGGCAGCGGTGATAGTTCAGCACCCAAGGATACACCAGACTTGTTGACCATTTCAGCACATAGCGAAGGGGGTGGAGTGTTGGAGCCGGCAAGCCTTCAGGTTGGCAAGGGTAAAGCCGCTGAGTTTGTCGCGAAACCTCGGGCGGGTTATGAGCTGGTAGCGCTGAGTGGTTGCGGGGGTAAACGCACGGGGGTTGCTTATCGGGTAGAGCGGGTCGAGCAAAGTTGTCAAATACAGGCACGTTTTTCACCTATCCAGTATCGTCTGGATGCGACCGTTAGTCAGGGTGGTAATGTCGACATCAGCACCCAGCAAATTGCGCATGGCAGCGCTGCTGAGTTTGTCTTTACACCTAACAGCGATCATATTCTGGAGCGCGTTGGGGGATGTAATGGCACACTAACCCAGTACACTTATCACCTACGCGAAGTGACTGGGCCTTGTACTGTGAGTGCGTTATTTTTACCTTACCTTCCTGAGCCTGAGGCGCTCACGCGGATCCGGTTACCGGTCGTCGTACATGTACTGAATAATGGCCATTTTGAACTCAGTGATGCGCAAATCTTATCTCAGTTGCGGGCCACTAATTTACATTTCCGTGGTAAAAATAGCGCTGAAATTGAGACTATCCCCGATACCTATTCCCCTTTTGTTGCAGACACTGGGATCCAGTTTTATCTGGCTGACAAAGATCCGGATGGCCAGCCTCATTCGGGGATCGTGCGGGTCGATGCCACAACGAGTGTCTTTGCGCTGGAGGGATACCCCTTTGCCCGCAGCGATGCGGGTGGATCGGATGCCTGGCCGACAGACCGTTATATTAATATCTGGGTGGGCATGTCACGTACCCGGTTCAATGAACCGGTGTTGGGTGGCAGGGCACATGTCCCGGGCATGGCGCCTGAGCTATATATTGGTGTGTCGGTAGAGCAGGGACTATTTGGCACCATCGCACCTCGAGAGCCAAATTATGATCAGGGCAAAACGCTGACGCATGAGTTAGGGCACTTTCTGGGGTTAATTGGCCATACTAATCCGCCGTGGAATGACCAAAACACTCATCGTCACCTGACCTGTGATGGGTTGGCGCAGACTGAATGCGTGAATGCAGATCTGACGATGAACTTTATGAATACCAATGTCTATGATAACAGGCAGAAGATGTTTTCGTTGAGTCAGCGCCAGTTGATGCGTGCGTGGTTAGAAACTGGACCATTGCAGGCTTTGTATCTGAATAACCCGCCTTAACGCTTTAGATATTGCCCGGGTGTGGTGCCGAAAAACTTTTTAAATGCACTGTTGAATGCTGAGCTGGACTCAAACCCCAGTTGCAAAGCGGTGGCTTGCTGGGTTTCACCTGCGGTGAGCATTTCAACGGCACGCAGCGCTCTGAGCTTCTGCTTCCATTGACTAAAGCTCATTGCAAAGCTCTTGTGAAACAGGCGATTAAGGGTTCTGGCTGATGCGCCCACCTGCTCACCCCACTGTTCAAGAGTAAGTGCGCAGCCCGGGTTAGAATACAGTTCACTGACAATTGGCAGCAGGCGATGATCATCGGCTTTGGGAATGAAAAACGCACTGGTAGGTGCCAGCTCTAATCTGTCAATGAACACCTGGATAAAGCGTTCGGTCTTATCGTCGAGCAGATAATCTTCAGGCCAGGTGCAGATAGTGAGGATCATTTCTTTCAGCAGCGCATCGACCACCAGGGTTTTCGCCTGATCGCCCAGGATGGCTGCATACTTTTCATCAATATAGACACTACGAAAATGCCCGCCATAACGACAGAAAGTCTCATGCTCCACGTTGGGCGGGATCCACAAGGCCTGTTGCGGCGGAATAACAAAGGTGCCCTGAGGTGTGAAAATGGTCATCACTGAGTCGCTGATATAGGTGATTTGCCCCCAGTGATGGCTATGGGGCCGCACATGCTCATTGGCAGGCATCGTGGTGGGTCGGGGGAAGATGGGTCTGCCCAGTACTTTGCGTTTGAATCGGCTGGACACACTGCGCCAGGATGCATCTGTCCGATTTGATAAACTTTGTGTCATGATTTCCCATATTAGCCAGTGTGAACAGCTCATATACTAACCGGGCCGATAACGGCAATCAATGTGCTTAAGGACTGTGAATGAAAAACCCGACCCGACTTTTTGTGCCTTCCCCGATGAGCTTTATGGTGCTGGCAACCATCGTCATGGCTATGACATTTTCTGCCTGGAATGCCTTGCTTAATAACTTTGCGATTGAACAGGCTGCGTTTACAGGTGCGCATATTGGCATGTTGCAATCACTGCGAGAAATCCCAGGTTTCCTGGCTTTTACAGCTGTGTTTGTGTTGCTGGTGCTGAAGGAACAAACCTTTGCCTTGATCAGTTTATGTTTGTTGTCGATAGGTGTGGCACTGACAGGGTTTTTCCCGAGTGTGTATGGCCTGTATGCCACGACGGTGCTGATGTCTATTGGATTCCACTATTTTGAAACACTGAATCAATCGCTGAGCTTGCAGTGGTTCACTAAGGAAGAGGCACCCGAGCAATTGGGCCGTTTACTGTCGATAAAATCGATGGCCTCTTTAGTGACCTTCGGGCTCATCTGGGTGGCATTTACCTGGATGGCGACCGATTATGTGTGGGTGTACTTGTTATTTGGCGGGGCCGGACTGGTACTGACCTTGTTTATGGCGCTAACGCACCCGCACTTCGTTCAACAAGCCACGCAACATAAAAAACTCATTCTAAGAAAACAGTACAGTCTGTATTACGTCCTGACCTTTTTCTCCGGCGCCCGTCGTCAAATCTTTATGGTGTTTGCCGGTTTTTTGATGGTGGAAAAGTTCGGCTTTGATGTGGCCGAGATCACTGCCTTGTATATGCTCAACCACCTTGTGAATATTTTCGTGGCCCCAAAAATTGGTCAGATGATTAGCAAGATTGGTGAGCAAAAGGCCCTGACGCTGGAGTATTCAGGTTTGGTTTTGGTCTTTATTGGCTATGCGCTGGTCGAGTCTGCGCAATTAGCGGCGGTATTATATTTAGTGGATCATATCTTCTTTGCGATGGCCATTGCGCTTAAAACCTATTTCCAAAAAATTGCCCAGCCAGAAGATATTGCCGCCACGGCCGGAGTGAGTTTTACCATTAATCACATCGCGGCAGTGGTGATCCCGGCGAGCTTTGGCATGGTGTGGTTGTATGACCAATCGTTGGTATTTTATTTTGGTGCGGCCCTGGCGGGGTGCTCTTTGATTCTTAGCCAGTTCATTACGCCGCATCTGAAAAAAGTGGCTGCCTGATAAAAAAGCCGCCCGGTGTGGGCGGCTTTTAATGTGTGTTTTAAAGGGCCTTAAAGCGGATCGCGGTGCCGCCACTGGTGGCGAGCTTCAGCGTTAAGGTATCTTGTGTCGTGACAATCTGTTTTTGAATGCTCAGATCATAGGGGTTGTATTTCCATTCTGCCTTAGGGCCATCCTGATAGATCTGGGCTTCGAAACGCTGGCCTGGCTCAAGGAAGTCGAGCTTTATGTTAATGCTTCTTGCCTGTTCATCGGTGATGGCACCTAAATACCAGTCATTTCCCGAATACTTACCGCGTTTGCGCTCTTTACGGGCAAAGACCACATAGTCGCCCACTTCACCTGCCAATGCGATACTGTGCTCCCAGTCCGCCGGGACGTCTTTAATAAACTGGAAGGCCTGTGGTTTTGCCAAATAGTTTTCTGGCAGGTCCGCGGCCATTTGCACTGGGCTATACAGTACAACATATAGCGCCAGTTGTTTGGCAAGGGTCGTTTGTGGGCGGTTGGTTTTGTCGCCCAGGCCGTTAAAACTCATGTCGAAAATACCTGGTGTAAAATCCATCGGGCCAGACAACATACGGGTATAGGCCAGCATGGTGGTATGCTCAGGTGGGTTGGGTGGTGTACCCCAGGCATTAAACTCCTGGCCGCGTGCGCCTTCTCGGGTCAGCCAGTTAGGGTAAGTGCGGCGTAATCCCGTATCCTTAATTGGTTCATGGGTATTGATGCTGATCTTATGTTTGGCCGCCAGTTTCACATTGTCCAGGTATTCATTAACCATAAACTGACCGTCGTGCCATTCGAACCGGGCGTGACCACGCTCATCAATGCGCTTGATATTGCCACCATCGGCAACATAGCCGGTTTTAACCTGACGGACACCGGCTTTTTCGTACAGGGCAAAGGCATCTGCCATCTGGTCGCGATAATTGCTGACATTACCTGAGGTTTCGTGGTGACCGATCAGGCGGGCACCTACTTGTTCGCCATGTTTAGCAATGGCATCCAAGTCGAAATCCGGGTAGGTTTCTGTAAAGCTGAATACATCACCATTGAAGAACCAGTCGCCATCCCAGCCGGTATTCCAGCCTTCTACCAGCACACCATCGAAGCCATGCTCGGCTGCGAAACTCAGGTATTCTTTAGTGCGTTCTGTAGTCGCGCCATGTTTTTCACCACTGCCCCAGGTGTTCTTTCCGATGTGCATGCCCCACCAAATGCCGAGGTATTTACCTGGCTCTACCCAGGATACATCGCCTAATTTATTGGGCTCATTCAGGTTGAGAATAAGGCGCGAGTTCAGCAAATCAGTTGCCTGGGCGCCGATCTGAATGGTGCGCCAGGGGGTTTTGAAGTGGCCATTGGTCTTTACGGCAATGCCATCAGACCAGGGGGTCAGATCGCTGATAAAGGTACCGGGGCGACGCTGGTTCAGGGTCATAGCGGCATAGTCAACCAGTGCGGCTTCGTGAATGCTGACATGCACACCATCTTTGTTTTTCAATGTAAATGGGGTGTGGACATGGGCTGCATCATGGAGTGCTGTGGTGTTATAGGTATATTCATAGCGGTTCCAGCCGCGAGCTGGGATCCACCAGGCTTGTGCCTTGTCACTGTCAGCGACAGCAAATTCAGTCAGTTCTCTGGTGATATAGCGGGCAGAGTCCTGAGCTACTTCGTAGCGGAAGCCGACACCGTCATCAAATGCCCGTATTCTCAGGGTATATTGCGCCTGCTTTGACTGACTGTCAGCCAGGGTAACAACCAGTTCATTGTGATGGTTGTGTACTTCTCGTGCCTCACCCCAGGGTTGCTGCCAGCGCTCATCTACGCTGTTGCGCTGGGTTTTGCTGATGATCAGTCCGTCGCGCAGCGAGGGGGCGCGGGCAAAATCGAACCCTAACTTTGAGGGGGCAATCACGGCTTGGTTATTAAACATGATCTGGTAGCTGGGCTGGGTATTGTCATCGCTGACTTGAAAGGTGAGTTTACCGTCTGGCGAGCTGACACTGTATGTCGCAGCCTGTGTTGCAGTGGTAAGTAAACCGGCTAAGAGTGTGACAGCAACGCCTGTTGCACTGAAGACTAATCGCATAAACTATCTCGGTTGCAAATGTGAGTGAATGTTTAGCTTACTGTTATCTTC contains the following coding sequences:
- a CDS encoding Dam family site-specific DNA-(adenine-N6)-methyltransferase, which codes for MQKKTRAFLKWAGGKYALVEEITKRLQAANEEAETLVEPFVGAGSVFLNSHFKHYILNDINADLINLYKELQRTPDEFISDARKLFVDLNNHPDAYYAYRQQFNESIDVYERAILFLYMNRHGYNGLCRYNLKGIFNVPFGKYKRPYFPENELYFFSEKAQQATFTCLSYEQVFKRIPNKAVVYCDPPYVPLSKTASFTAYAKGGFNFDDQAQLANLAEKAAFEQQTPVLISNHDTVLTRKIYSQAHLDVIQVKRTISPKGSGRNRVDELMALYHE
- a CDS encoding SPOR domain-containing protein — translated: MQSQILPSRAALVDRIAMQFEYGQNLICLVGNSGLGKSYLAESFITDKYPDFSKAFVKLGAHTKDTELVQQLLENSFRAPLVDHKLSLSENFFVLYNEQPCGPCLWVIDGARHLSDELIQELQLLAKKAPDTLYILVTGQAPKLLPEALDIHLEPLSLIESRRLMAMFFPELPPSEDPIFSTFLSEAGGNPSILLEWQQNQHQLTLKSKQTMSSRQWKGFLGAFVVITALFLVALLYQKDLADLLRLQQDVGATSVEALPEPTVLTAQEALSDETAQPVSETLAEQSESSDTQAPLQHDVQSILGALTLDHTAVDARQIEASEEGAEHTTESDRDAHSTPNASAAVAQVLTQPDILSGDAEHTDINDQIETPQPDIIAEPQVQPDPVSSLSDNAWFMAQDSNAWTIQLLAVTDESVARRYIEQHKLSQIRTAQVMRAGKAWWFVTLAPFATLDDAKQARTELPEAVLAGQPFFKRIVQIKQQIQQSQTQK
- a CDS encoding XRE family transcriptional regulator; the encoded protein is MSTAFSRRFITLIDQFSAGNKRQFALLTGKSPSHIYRICRGLSRPSVAYLEHLYSLFSIDLNWLLTGEQPTEHAPMTGSQEMLMVPKLDVEASAGFGSINGSEDVTEQFALNKRWLSTQLGVHSDQLAFVTIRGDSMLPTLQHGDMVLVDLSQRDANKRGVYVLQTEDGLMAKRLQQQRDHISVVSDNPDYPAWQIHAENAQQHGIAGRIVWCGRSM
- a CDS encoding MFS transporter; translation: MKNPTRLFVPSPMSFMVLATIVMAMTFSAWNALLNNFAIEQAAFTGAHIGMLQSLREIPGFLAFTAVFVLLVLKEQTFALISLCLLSIGVALTGFFPSVYGLYATTVLMSIGFHYFETLNQSLSLQWFTKEEAPEQLGRLLSIKSMASLVTFGLIWVAFTWMATDYVWVYLLFGGAGLVLTLFMALTHPHFVQQATQHKKLILRKQYSLYYVLTFFSGARRQIFMVFAGFLMVEKFGFDVAEITALYMLNHLVNIFVAPKIGQMISKIGEQKALTLEYSGLVLVFIGYALVESAQLAAVLYLVDHIFFAMAIALKTYFQKIAQPEDIAATAGVSFTINHIAAVVIPASFGMVWLYDQSLVFYFGAALAGCSLILSQFITPHLKKVAA
- a CDS encoding HAD family hydrolase → MRYQGILFDLDGTLVDSAHDLYMALNLTLTEVAFPVVSRAQVLTWVGNGIDVLVQRGLSGSHDVNAELPPRVVAEAQTRFAGHYRALVGQYSLLYANVETVLAAFSHVPKAVVTNKSREFTVQLLDNLNLSQHFDVVVCGDDGQKKPAAEPLLSACQQLNIEPHTAIMVGDSKSDILAAQAAEIPVIALKYGYNQGLDLAQFNPQYLCEGFLDIIPILNQP
- a CDS encoding DUF2970 domain-containing protein, with the translated sequence MTERFFILIQSVLAAMFGVQSQAKYRVDFSQKHFWPFALLAVCFVIALVIALAWFVNAVVL
- a CDS encoding InlB B-repeat-containing protein, which encodes MNYVIKRTLVLVMALSQLTACSGGSGDSSAPKDTPDLLTISAHSEGGGVLEPASLQVGKGKAAEFVAKPRAGYELVALSGCGGKRTGVAYRVERVEQSCQIQARFSPIQYRLDATVSQGGNVDISTQQIAHGSAAEFVFTPNSDHILERVGGCNGTLTQYTYHLREVTGPCTVSALFLPYLPEPEALTRIRLPVVVHVLNNGHFELSDAQILSQLRATNLHFRGKNSAEIETIPDTYSPFVADTGIQFYLADKDPDGQPHSGIVRVDATTSVFALEGYPFARSDAGGSDAWPTDRYINIWVGMSRTRFNEPVLGGRAHVPGMAPELYIGVSVEQGLFGTIAPREPNYDQGKTLTHELGHFLGLIGHTNPPWNDQNTHRHLTCDGLAQTECVNADLTMNFMNTNVYDNRQKMFSLSQRQLMRAWLETGPLQALYLNNPP
- the rpe gene encoding ribulose-phosphate 3-epimerase, with protein sequence MSQNNNNSEFLIAPSILSADFARLGEDVARVLDAGADVVHFDVMDNHYVPNLTFGPMICEALRNYGITAPIDVHLMIKPVDSLIPEFAKAGADIITFHPEASEHIDRSLGLIKEHGCEAGLVLNPATPLHYLDYVMDKVDQILLMSVNPGFGGQSFIPQTLDKLRQVRERIDASGRKIRLEVDGGIKVDNIAEVAAAGADMFVAGSAIFNQPDYRTVIDAMRSELAKVG
- the trpS gene encoding tryptophan--tRNA ligase encodes the protein MTKPVVLSGIQPTGGMTIGNYVGAINQWLKLQEDHDCFFMLVDLHAITIRQEPNVLRDRVLDGVALYAACGIDPEKSALFVQSQVPEHAQLSWVLNCYAQMGELNRMTQFKDKSAKNTNNVNVGLFAYPVLQAADILLYQADQVPVGEDQKQHLELTRDIATRFNNLYGDVFKVPEPYIPELGARVMSLQDPLKKMSKSDDNPNAYIMLLDEPKKIEKKLKKAVTDSDEQARIYFDREEKPGVSNLLTLLSVATKRDVADLVPEYEDKMYGHLKKDTADAVVAMLEPMQARFKEIREDQALLDQIMRSGAEKAGARAEKTLKAAYDALGFIPRP
- a CDS encoding AraC family transcriptional regulator, whose amino-acid sequence is MTQSLSNRTDASWRSVSSRFKRKVLGRPIFPRPTTMPANEHVRPHSHHWGQITYISDSVMTIFTPQGTFVIPPQQALWIPPNVEHETFCRYGGHFRSVYIDEKYAAILGDQAKTLVVDALLKEMILTICTWPEDYLLDDKTERFIQVFIDRLELAPTSAFFIPKADDHRLLPIVSELYSNPGCALTLEQWGEQVGASARTLNRLFHKSFAMSFSQWKQKLRALRAVEMLTAGETQQATALQLGFESSSAFNSAFKKFFGTTPGQYLKR
- a CDS encoding glycoside hydrolase family 97 protein; this encodes MRLVFSATGVAVTLLAGLLTTATQAATYSVSSPDGKLTFQVSDDNTQPSYQIMFNNQAVIAPSKLGFDFARAPSLRDGLIISKTQRNSVDERWQQPWGEAREVHNHHNELVVTLADSQSKQAQYTLRIRAFDDGVGFRYEVAQDSARYITRELTEFAVADSDKAQAWWIPARGWNRYEYTYNTTALHDAAHVHTPFTLKNKDGVHVSIHEAALVDYAAMTLNQRRPGTFISDLTPWSDGIAVKTNGHFKTPWRTIQIGAQATDLLNSRLILNLNEPNKLGDVSWVEPGKYLGIWWGMHIGKNTWGSGEKHGATTERTKEYLSFAAEHGFDGVLVEGWNTGWDGDWFFNGDVFSFTETYPDFDLDAIAKHGEQVGARLIGHHETSGNVSNYRDQMADAFALYEKAGVRQVKTGYVADGGNIKRIDERGHARFEWHDGQFMVNEYLDNVKLAAKHKISINTHEPIKDTGLRRTYPNWLTREGARGQEFNAWGTPPNPPEHTTMLAYTRMLSGPMDFTPGIFDMSFNGLGDKTNRPQTTLAKQLALYVVLYSPVQMAADLPENYLAKPQAFQFIKDVPADWEHSIALAGEVGDYVVFARKERKRGKYSGNDWYLGAITDEQARSINIKLDFLEPGQRFEAQIYQDGPKAEWKYNPYDLSIQKQIVTTQDTLTLKLATSGGTAIRFKAL